One segment of Rhodopirellula baltica SH 1 DNA contains the following:
- a CDS encoding ferritin-like domain-containing protein, with protein MTPRDEAIFLLQTAAEIEHSLLVQYLYTAYSIDVGNAPDETERTKARGWQSAIVEIAIEEMAHLISMQNLLISLGGPTNLDREDFPFRDLFYPFHFKLEPISLDSLAKYVVTEMPEIAPDAELQAIIDQAMGAQGGEPLNRVGALFEKIDELLDELSDSDFYADSADTVQAIAGEWRALGGRIVQTVSNREEARELANAIAEQGEGGDAAVTSHYQKFRTIYEEFASTTTWNPSHPTPNNPNTSEEVFSDAEMENGRITDQESRRWAHVADLQYRLLLYAIAHSVTLDRTSQLTQRGTVINWCFLGMKTPGLMGVISHLQSRPQHDPPQVDADGREKKAGPPFALPYTLSLPQSIEAQWRTYLDIVDATDSVLKDTTTAAPLRNTLERTNDLIRSAANDFIDNLPTDTPVNPPDQPPAPSDGTKAKADFVELLKSKCSLAQIVHSGVQVGDDGGNLSGLFSDEAYERILQFLTTANATRPPAAGKPLVVPGNPSQSGFYIQITDGIMAANFTDEEAKVVERWIRSLPTDSGGAASGRTVALGMRAAAGAQGGAAGSIVAKRFASGLDQPLFLTSAPGKPDAVYLVEKTGAIKVLNASDGMVTHTLFQVDDLSVDGERGLLGLAFHPKFQENGHFYVNCTDHAGRTTVRRYTATANGVDPASRHNVMVVDQPFANHNGGWIGFGPNDGFLYIALGDGGSANDPTPPIGNAQNKNSLLGKMLRVDVDKDDLPAAADMNYGIPSSNPFASGAAARGEIWATGLRNPWRCSFDQMTGDLWIADVGQFAVEEINFQNTNSRGGENYGWRIREGTVLTGLDSDQPNLVDPIFQYGRSDGGTIIGGHVYRGEALAGLQGTYFYADFLSSRIWSFRFDGTSISNHMERTAEINVGGPISSIVSFGQDSQGEIYIVSILGDIFRISST; from the coding sequence ATGACGCCTCGTGATGAGGCCATCTTCTTGTTGCAAACGGCTGCTGAGATCGAGCACTCATTGTTGGTGCAATATTTGTACACGGCTTATTCCATTGACGTCGGCAACGCGCCTGACGAAACCGAACGAACGAAGGCCAGGGGATGGCAATCGGCGATCGTTGAAATCGCGATCGAAGAAATGGCGCATCTGATCTCGATGCAAAACTTGCTGATATCGCTCGGTGGTCCGACCAACCTTGATCGAGAAGACTTCCCTTTTCGCGATTTGTTCTACCCGTTTCACTTCAAGCTGGAGCCAATTTCGCTCGACTCACTTGCGAAATACGTCGTCACCGAGATGCCTGAAATCGCGCCAGATGCAGAATTGCAGGCAATCATAGACCAAGCGATGGGCGCGCAGGGAGGCGAGCCACTGAATCGCGTGGGTGCGTTGTTCGAGAAAATCGACGAGTTACTTGATGAATTAAGCGACAGTGATTTCTACGCAGATTCGGCGGACACCGTTCAAGCTATCGCTGGCGAATGGAGAGCACTCGGCGGACGCATCGTACAAACGGTTTCTAATCGGGAAGAAGCAAGGGAGTTGGCAAATGCTATTGCCGAACAAGGTGAGGGTGGCGACGCGGCGGTCACATCACACTATCAAAAATTCAGGACGATCTACGAAGAGTTTGCAAGCACCACAACTTGGAATCCAAGCCATCCGACGCCCAACAATCCAAATACATCGGAAGAGGTCTTTAGCGACGCAGAGATGGAGAATGGGCGGATAACGGATCAAGAAAGTCGTCGTTGGGCTCACGTCGCCGATCTACAGTATCGTTTGTTGCTCTACGCGATCGCGCACTCGGTGACATTGGACCGCACATCGCAATTGACCCAACGCGGCACGGTGATCAATTGGTGTTTCCTCGGGATGAAGACACCCGGCCTCATGGGTGTGATTTCGCATCTACAATCGCGTCCGCAGCACGATCCGCCTCAAGTAGATGCGGATGGACGCGAGAAAAAAGCTGGTCCACCGTTCGCGTTGCCATATACGTTGTCATTGCCGCAGTCGATCGAGGCACAATGGCGCACGTACTTGGATATTGTTGACGCGACCGACTCCGTTTTGAAAGACACAACAACTGCTGCACCACTGCGAAACACGTTGGAGCGTACAAACGATCTGATCCGTTCCGCAGCAAACGATTTTATCGACAATTTGCCAACGGATACACCAGTCAACCCGCCCGATCAGCCGCCCGCGCCAAGTGACGGGACCAAGGCCAAGGCAGACTTTGTTGAACTGCTAAAGTCCAAATGCTCACTGGCGCAGATCGTGCACAGTGGCGTGCAAGTCGGCGATGATGGCGGCAATCTTAGCGGGCTGTTTTCCGATGAGGCGTACGAACGAATCTTACAATTCCTGACGACAGCCAATGCGACTCGTCCGCCCGCGGCGGGCAAACCGCTGGTGGTGCCAGGCAATCCCAGCCAAAGTGGTTTCTACATACAGATCACGGATGGGATCATGGCCGCCAACTTTACGGATGAAGAGGCGAAAGTTGTCGAGCGTTGGATACGCAGTTTGCCGACGGACTCTGGCGGAGCGGCATCAGGGCGAACTGTAGCGTTGGGTATGCGTGCTGCAGCGGGAGCTCAGGGCGGGGCGGCGGGAAGCATCGTTGCGAAACGATTTGCATCGGGGCTTGACCAACCGTTGTTCCTGACGTCAGCGCCGGGGAAACCGGATGCGGTCTATTTGGTTGAGAAAACCGGGGCGATCAAGGTACTGAACGCTTCCGATGGGATGGTTACTCATACTTTGTTTCAGGTTGATGACTTGAGTGTTGACGGCGAGCGAGGACTGCTGGGGTTGGCCTTCCATCCGAAGTTTCAAGAGAACGGGCATTTCTACGTAAACTGCACGGATCACGCCGGCCGGACCACGGTACGGCGGTACACGGCAACCGCAAACGGTGTTGATCCGGCAAGTAGACATAACGTGATGGTGGTAGATCAGCCCTTTGCAAATCACAACGGTGGCTGGATTGGTTTTGGCCCTAATGACGGTTTCCTGTACATCGCGTTAGGAGATGGAGGATCCGCCAACGATCCAACGCCGCCGATCGGCAACGCTCAGAACAAAAATTCTCTGCTGGGAAAGATGCTGCGTGTCGATGTGGATAAGGATGATTTGCCTGCAGCCGCAGACATGAACTACGGGATTCCCTCGTCAAACCCGTTCGCGTCAGGTGCAGCAGCGCGAGGAGAGATTTGGGCGACTGGATTGCGCAATCCTTGGCGATGTAGTTTTGATCAAATGACGGGAGACCTTTGGATCGCAGATGTTGGGCAGTTTGCGGTTGAGGAAATCAACTTTCAAAACACAAACAGTCGTGGCGGCGAAAACTACGGTTGGCGTATTCGCGAAGGCACAGTACTGACAGGGCTCGATTCAGACCAGCCAAACCTTGTCGATCCGATTTTTCAGTACGGCCGCAGTGATGGTGGGACGATCATCGGTGGGCACGTCTACCGAGGAGAAGCCCTTGCCGGATTGCAAGGGACTTACTTCTACGCTGATTTTCTTTCCAGCCGGATTTGGTCGTTCCGTTTTGACGGGACCAGCATCTCCAATCATATGGAAAGAACCGCCGAAATAAACGTTGGTGGTCCGATCAGCTCGATCGTTTCGTTTGGACAAGACAGCCAAGGCGAAATCTATATCGTGTCGATACTTGGTGACATCTTTCGGATCTCCTCTACTTGA